A window of Blautia argi genomic DNA:
TTAGGCTGCGGGTCAGGAAGAGATACAGTAAGTCTGGAGGAAGAAGGCTGTGTTGTGACTGCTATGGACGGCTCTGAAAAAATGTGTGAACTGGCCAGTATTCATACAGGAAAAGAGGTTCTTCATCTGAGAGTGGAGGATATGGAATTTGATGATGTGTTTGATGGAATCTGGGCATGTGCCATTTTGGGACATTTTCCGCCCCAGGAGGTAAAACCTGCCATGGAAAAGATTCTGAAAGCATTAAAAGAAGATGGAATTCTGTACTTCTCTGTCCGCAAAGGTGACAGAAACGGCAGATACAACGGAAGGTATTTCTACGATTATGACAGAGAGGCACTCAATGACCTTTTGGATTCTTTTTCTAATATAAAAGTTTTAGATATCTGGAAGACTAGTGATGTAAGGACAGACAAGGATAATCGTTGGTTCAATGTCCTTCTTCGCAAGGAAAAGCAGGATTAATCAAAGGAGAGATACAGTGGAATTTGCTCATTTGCATGTACATACGGAATACAGTCTTTTGGACGGTTCCAATAAGATAAATGAATATGTAGCCAGAGTGAAGGAACTGGGAATGAACAGTGCGGCCATAACAGACCATGGAGTCATGTTTGGCTGCATTGATTTTTATAAGGCAGCAAAAGCCGCAGGCATTAAACCGATTCTGGGCTGTGAGGTGTATGTTGCGCCGGGTTCCCGCTTTGACAGAGAAACCGGTCATTCAGAAGACCGTTATTACCATTTGGTACTTCTGGCAGAGAACAATCAGGGGTATCAGAATCTGATGAAAATTGTTTCAAAAGCATTTATTGATGGATTTTACTACAAGCCCCGTGTGGATTTGGCTCTTTTGGAAGAATATCATGAAGGAATTATTGCGTTAAGCGCATGTCTTGCAGGAGAAGTTGCAAAAAATATTACCAGAGGGCTGTATGGTGAGGCAAAAAAGGCTGCTCTTCGGTATGAGGAGATTTTTGGAAAGGGTAATTTCTTTCTGGAAATGCAGGACCACGGAATTCCTCAGCAGCAGACCGTGAATCAGCAGCTTCTTCGTATGCACCAGGAAACAGGCATTGATTTAGTTGTTACCAATGACGTACATTATACTTATGACACAGACGTGGAGGCACACGATATTCTCCTTTGCGTGCAGACCGGCAAACGGCTTCAGGACGAGGATCGTATGCGGTATGAGGGTGGTCAGTATTATGTAAAATCCCCACAGGAAATGGCAGAGCTGTTTCCTTATATTCCAGAAGCCCTTGCAAATACCCAGAAAATTGCAGACAGGTGTGAGGTAGATATTGAGTTCGGAGTTACAAAGCTGCCGAAATTTGATGTGCCTGCGCCCTATACTTCCTGGGAATATTTAAACAAGCTGTGCTTTGAAGGGCTGGAGGAACGGTATGAGGGAGATTTGGAACCTCTAAAGGAACGTCTGAACTATGAGCTGGGCGTGATTCAGAAAATGGGATATGTGGATTACTTCCTGATTGTCTGGGATTTCATTAAATTTGCCAGAGATCATGACATTATGGTAGGGCCGGGGCGTGGTTCCGCCGCGGGAAGTCTGGTTTCCTATACCCTGGGAATTACCAAGCTGGATCCCATTAAGTATGATTTGCTCTTTGAACGGTTTTTAAATCCGGAGCGTGTATCCATGCCGGATATTGATGTGGATTTCTGTTTTGAAAGACGGCAGGAAGTCATTGATTATGTGGTGCGAAAATACGGCAAGGACCGGGTGGTACAGATTGTAACCTTTGGTACTATGGCGGCAAGAGGTGTAATTCGGGACGTGGGGCGTGTTATGGATTTGCCCTACAGCCAGTGCGACTCTATTGCAAAGATGATACCAAAGGAGCTGAACATTACCATTGACCTGGCGCTGAAAATGAATCCGGAATTAAAAGAGCTGTATGACACAGATGAAACTGTGAGAAAACTCATTGACATGAGTAGGCGTCTGGAGGGATTGCCAAGGCATACTTCCATGCATGCGGCCGGAGTCGTCATCAGTCAGAAATCTGTGGACGAATATGTGCCGCTGTCCAGAGCTTCAGATGGTTCTCTGGTAACTCAGTTTACCATGACAACGCTGGAGGAGCTGGGACTTCTGAAAATGGACTTCCTGGGGCTTCGCACTCTGACGGTGATTCAGAATGCAGTGAAACTGGCAGAGGAAACCAAGGGAATTAAGCTGGATATTGATAAGATTGATTATGATGATAAAAAGGTATACGCCATGTTGGGCGCCGGAAAGACAGATGGTGTATTTCAGGTGGAAAGCAGCGGTATGACCAGTTTCATGAAAGAATTAAAGCCTCAGAATCTGGAGGACGTGATTGCGGGAATTGCTTTGTACCGTCCGGGTCCCATGGACTTTATTCCGCAGTATATTAAAGGAAAGAACAATGCCCAGAGTATTACCTATGACTGCCCGGAATTAGAACCGATTTTGAAAGCTACCTATGGCTGTATTGTGTATCAGGAACAGGTTATGCAGATCGTGCAGACCCTGGGAGGTTATACGCTGGGGCGAAGCGACCTTCTGCGCCGTGCCATGAGTAAAAAGAAGGCTGCGGTTATGGAAAAGGAACGGCAGAGTTTTGTATACGGAAATGAGGAGGAAGGTGTTCCCGGCTGTATCAGAAACGGGATTTCTGAGGAAATTGGAAATAAAATTTACGATGAAATGATAGATTTTGCAAAATACGCTTTTAATAAATCTCATGCAGCCGCTTATGCTGTGGTTTCCTATCAGACAGCATACCTGAAATATTACTTTCCGGTAGAATTTATGGCGGCAATTATGACTTCTGTGATTGATAACCCTACAAAGGTGGCAGAATATATATTGTCCAGCCGTAAAATGAATATTGCAATTCTGCCCCCGGATATTAATAAAGGAAACAGCGAGTTTTCTGTAGATAACGGTGCAATCCGTTATGGGCTTTCTGCCATTAAGGGAGTAGGACGCTCTGTGATTGAGTCCATTGTAAAGGAACGCACAGAACATGGAATCTTCAAAAATCTGCAGGATTTTATTGAGCGCATGGCAGGGAAGGAAGTCAACAAAAAGGTTATTGAGAACTTTATTAAGGCAGGGGCTTTTGATGAGTTACCGGGAAACAGAAGACAGAAGATGATGGTCTATGCACAGATTCTGGACGCAGTGGCACAGGAAAAGAAAAACGTCATGGCAGGCCAGATGAGTCTTTTTGACCTGGTTCCTGAGGAGGAAAAGGCTGCCTATGAAATTCACATGCCGAAGGTAGAGGAATATCCCAAGGAAGCAAAGCTGGCCTTTGAGAAAGAGGTTCTGGGTATTTATGTAAGCGGCCACCCTTTAGAGGCATATGAGGAAAAGTGGAGAAAAAATATTTCCGCAGTGACCGCAGATTTCCAGCCGGACGAAGAAACGGGAAATCCCAGAGTGACAGACGGTGCAAAGGCGATTGTAGGCGGTATGATTACAGCGAAAACCATTAAATATACCAAGACGAATAAGGTTATGGCATTTCTCACTCTGGAGGATCTGGTAGGAACCGTAGAGGTTGTGGTATTTCCACGGGATTATGAAAAGAACGTACAGTTTATGAATGTGGACGACAAGGTATTTATTCAGGGAAGAGTAGCTGCAGAGGATGAGAAGGCCAGCAAGCTTATCTGCGAAAAAATGGTTTCTTTTGATGAGGTGCCAAGAGAGCTTTGGCTGCAGTTTGCAGACAAGGATGCATTTCTTGCCAGGGAGCAGGAGGTGTATGATGTACTTCGGGATTCTGACGGTCAGGATCAGGTAGTTGTGTACATCAAATCTCCAAAAGCGGTAAAACGTCTGGGAAACGCCAGAACTGTGAAAATCAATGAGAATTTATTGAACAGACTGTACGAAAAGTATGGGAAAGACAACGTAAAAGTTGTAGAAAAGAGTATTGAAAAACTGGGGAAAATGCATTAAAATAAGATTCGATTGGATAGATAAACGAAAATAAGAAAACTGCCAGCGAGATGGAGGAGAAAGATGACTGCGAATAAAGAGATAAAGACAATAGGTGTTTTAACAAGTGGTGGAGATGCGCCGGGAATGAATGCCGCAATCCGTGCGGTTGTCAGAAGAGGTTTAAGCCGCGGCATCAAAATGAAGGGAATTTTAAAAGGATACAGCGGTCTGATTAATGAAGAAATTATTGATATGACAGCTGTAGACGTTTCCGATACCATTCAGAAGGGTGGTACTGTTCTCTATACAGCTCGCTGTTCAGAGATGCGTACAGAGGAAGGTCAGAAAAGAGCTGCAGAAGTGTGCAAAAAACACGGCATTGACGGGCTTGTAGTTATCGGCGGTGACGGTTCCTTTGCAGGCGCTCAGAAGCTGGCAAATCTGGGAATCAATGCAGTAGGCGTACCGGGAACCATTGACCTGGATATTGCATGTACAGAATATACCATTGGTTTTGATACTGCTGTTAATACAGCTATGGAAGCCATTGATAAGGTTCGTGATACCTCTACTTCCCATGAGCGTGTAAGTATTATTGAGGTTATGGGAAGAAATGCAGGATACCTTGCTCTGTGGTGCGGTATTGCCAACGGTGCGGAGGATATTCTTCTTCCTGAAAAATACGATTATGACGAACAGAGAATTATCAATAACATTATTGACAATCGTAAAAAAGGCAAAAAACATCATATTATTATTAATGCAGAGGGTATCGGTCATTCTCAGGCTATGGCAAAACGTATTGAAGCTGCCACAGGTATTGAAACAAGAGCAACGATTCTGGGACACATGCAGCGTGGTGGAACTCCTACCTGCAAAGACCGTGTGTATGCTTCCATTATGGGTGCAAAGGCTGTAGATATTCTTCTGGAAGGTAAGACAAAGAGAGTCATCTGCTACAGAGATGGCGAGTACATTGATATGGATATCAATGAAGCTCTGTCTATGAAAAAGAGTATTTCTGAATACCAGTATGAGGTCAGCTACTCTCTTTCTCATAACTACAGCAAAAACAACGATTAAAAATAAGAAGAAAAGTTATAAGGGGCTGGTGCACACCATTTTGTGCGGCAGCCCTTTTCTTTCAGGAAAGGAGGCAATATATGATTACAAGCAGTTCGAATGCACAGATAAAGAGGGTGCAGCAGTTATTGAAAAAGGCAAAAACCAGACGGGAAGAGGGGGTTTTTGTTGTAGAAGGGATTAAAATGTTTAAGGAAGCGCCAATAGAGAGAATCCAGAAGGTGTATCTTTCCCAGAGCTTTGCCCAAAAGGAAGCGTGTACCGCAATTTTGCGGGAAAAGGGGCTTGCAGGAGAACGGGAGCAAAGGGTGGAACTTGTGGAGGATAAGGTATTCAGGGCTTTGTCAGATACGGTTACGCCTCAGGGGGTGTTGTGTCTGATTCAGATGCAGACCTGTACGCTTAAGGGACTTCTGGAAGGGGAGAAAACCCCGCTTCTTATGATACTGGAGGATTTGCAGGACCCGGGAAATCTGGGGACGATTATCCGTACAGGAGAGGGGGCAGGAGTGACCGGGGTGATTTTAAGCAGAACCTCTGTAGATGTGTATAACCCAAAGGTGATTCGTTCCACCATGGGTTCCATATACAGAATGCCGGTACTTTATGTGGATTCTATTATTGAAGAAGTTCTTGGCAAGCTGAAGGAACGGGAAATCAGAACCTATGCGGCTCATTTAAAAGGAAAAAACACCTATGACAGGGAAGATTATGAAGGGGGAACGGCGTTCTTTATCGGAAATGAGGGGAATGGCCTGACAGATGCTCTGACAGGGCAGGCAGATACCCTGATTCGGATTCCCATGGAAGGAAGTGTGGAATCCTTAAATGCAGCCATGGCATCGGGAATTTTGATGTATGAAGCCAGCAGACAGCGCAGAAATAAAAATTGAATATAAAATATAAAAAATGGTGAATGTTTTGACACATTTGCCATTTTTTGTGTCTTCTCCCCCTAAATCCTGTAAAATGTTACAAAAAATACCGGGTTGACAAACAAATGTAATCTTGTTAGAATAAGTCCGTAACAAAACTTAATAAATCTGTAACAAATAAGAAATCACAGACTTATCAGGAGGTTATATTTCAATGAAAGCAAGAGCAAGAAGAATTTTGGCATGTGCAGGTACAGTAGGAGTTATGACAATTATGACAGCAGTACCTGCTATGGCAGATACTATTGACTGGACAGATAAAGCGGCGGCAGATGTGAATACATATGCCAATATCCGCAAAGGAGCTGACATAAATTCCGAAAGGGTAGGCATGCTTCCGGCAGGAGCAGTTGTTTCTGTAGTGGGAGAAGAAAACGGTTGGATTCAGGTGGAATCAGGGGAGATCTCAGGATATATCAGAGAAGATTTGCTGGTATCAGGGGACGAAGCACAGCAGCTTTTTGAAGCTGTATACGGAGATGGGGAGCTGGTAGGCGCACAACCTCTGGAAATACCGGCAGAACAGGCAGCGCCTGTTTCAAATACTTCTATTTCTGTATCTGACGGAGATCTGGCGCTTATGGCGGCTATTATTGAATGTGAGGCCGGGGGAGAGTCTTACGAAGGTAAGGTGGGCGTTGGTGCAGTCATTATGAACCGTATTCGCAGCAGTCAGTTTCCGAATACTTTGTCCGAGGTGATTTATCAGAGTGGGCAGTTTACACCGGCAGCTACAGGGAAGCTGGCATCTGTCTTGAGCCGGGGCGCCAGCCAGGCCTGCTATGATGCAGCCAGAGATGTGTTTGCCGGCGCCAATACCATTGGAGATCGTCTGTTCTTCCATGCAGGAAGCGGCAATGGTCTTACCATAGGTAATCAGACCTTTTATTAAAGGTTAGAGGCTTTTCTTTGCTGTTCCAGACCCTCCAGCATACGGTCATATTCAATAGCAGCAATCTGTGAAACCACAAATTTACCATGGTCATTTAAGAGGCGGTACTTGCGGATAAGTTCAAATTCTTCTTCCGTAAGTCCGGCTCTGTTTTTTTTCAGAGTTTCAATATTAATGAAATCCTGATACAGATAATTTGCATCACAGTCTAAAGCCACGATAATACGGCTGAGCTTTTCCGGGTTCGGATAGGTTCGCTCCAGTTCATATCCGCTGATGGTTTGCTTTGATACGCCGATTTTCTCGGCAAGCTGGGTGCTGGACATTTTCAGTTCCGCACGTCTGTCTTTAATTCTTTTTCCAAATCCCATAATATGTCCTGCTTTCTCGTATTTTCTCCGAGTATAGTATGATATTTGTTGTATGTCAATAAAAACTATTGACAAAAATTGGAAATTCAGATACCATGAGAATCTATTGCATTTATAAAAGGTTTAAAAGCAGGTTTTGGGAGGAGAGAAAGTTGGAAGAACATTACAGGAAGGAAATTATTCTTCTTTTAAATAAAGTGACATCGGACAGAACTTTAAAAATCATTTATCATTTTCTGACAGGGATATTAGACTAAAGAGAACGACCAGTATTCCGCAATTCTTGAGAATCTATTCTGTTTAGAAGTTCACAGATAAATCTATCTGAAGTTTCAAATATTTTACAGAACCAGAGGCAAAAAAGCGTTGTTATTTTCAGAATATTAGGATATAATAAGGTAACAAATCAGTAGAAACTTTACTGGTACAGAGAATTTATAGAGGAGAAGGTGAGAAAATGGCAGGAATACCAATATCTGTTGTGTGGCTGGCAATTCTGGCAGTGCTTCTTGCAATCGAAATTGCAACTTTGGGTCTTACTACCATCTGGTTTGCCGGAGGTGCGCTGATTGCTTTTCTGATTGCCCTTGCCGGAGGCCCTTTGTGGCTGCAGATTACCCTTTTTCTTGCAGTGTCCGTGGTATTGCTGTTGTTTACAAGACCATTGGCGCTTAAGTACATGAATAAAGGGGTGGAAAAGACGAATGTGGACAGTATGCCGGGAAAGAGTGGCATTGTAACCCAGAGCATTGATAATCTGAAGGCTCAGGGCAAGGTGACGGTAAACGGTATGGAGTGGACCGCAAGGTCAAAGGACGGCAGCCAGATTGAGGAGGGAAGAGTCGTCAGAGTGTATGGTGTAGAAGGTGTAAAGCTTATTGTAGAGGAGGAAAAGTAATATGTTTGGTTTTGTAGTGCTTATTGTTTTTCTTGTGATTGTGTTAATCATTGCAGCTTCCTGTATCCGGATTGTTCCTCAGGCACATGCGCTGATTATTGAACGCCTGGGAATGTATAAGGATACCTGGGGAACAGGGCTTCATATTAAGATGCCTTTTGTGGACAGAGTTGCAAAGCGTGTGAATTTAAAAGAGCAGGTTGTGGATTTTGCGCCTCAGCCGGTTATTACAAAGGATAATGTTACCATGCGGATTGATACCGTGGTATTCTTCCAGATTACAGACCCAAGACTGTTTACCTATGGTGTGGAAAATCCGATTATGGCCATTGAAAATCTGACTGCTACAACGTTGCGTAATATTATCGGTGATATGGAACTGGACGCTACTCTGACTTCCAGAGAGATTATCAATACGAAGATGCGGGCGTCCTTAGACGTGGCAACAGACCCATGGGGCATTAAGGTAAACCGTGTGGAATTAAAGAACATCATTCCTCCGGCAGCGATTCAGGAAGCCATGGAGAAGCAGATGAAGGCAGAGCGTGAACGCCGTGAAGCTATCTTAAAGGCAGAGGGTGAAAAGAAATCTACCATTCTTGTGGCAGAAGGTAAAAAAGAATCTGCAATTCTGGACGCAGAGGCTGAAAAACAGGCGGCAATCCTGCGGGCAGAGGCTGAAAAAGAGAAGATGATTAAAGAGGCCGAAGGTCAGGCAGCGGCAATTCTTAAGGTGCAGCAGGCCAAGGCAGATGGTATCCGCTTTATCAAGGAGGCGGGTGCAGATCAGAGTGTACTGACTTTGAAAAGCCTGGAGGCATTTGCACAGGCGGCAGACGGTAAAGCAACAAAGATTATTATTCCTTCCGATATTCAGGGAATTGCAGGGCTCACCACTTCCCTGGTAGAGATTGCAAAGGAATCCAAAAAATGTATAAGCTTTGAAATTGGTAAGGGGGAACTGGGCATGAAACAGCAAGCAGGAAGATTCCGGGTGTGCGTTTTGTGCTCAGTTCCTTTTCTTTACTTTATAGGAGAATGCATGGGGTGAGAATATGGAAGCAAAGATAGACCTTACAAAAGAATACGGACTGGTGCTGGAGGGCGGAGGCGCCAAGGGCGCTTATCAGATTGGAGCATGGAAGGCGTTAAAGGAAGCCGGGGTGAAACTGAAAGGGATTGCAGGAACCAGTGTGGGAGCTTTAAACGGGGCGCTTATCTGTATGAATGATATAGAGGCAGCAGAGCGGCTTTGGAAGAATATTTCTTATTCCCAGATTATGTCTGTGGACGATGAGGTGGTGGGAAAGCTTTTCCAGCATCAGAAAATTGACAAACAGGAGCTGCGGGGCATGCTGGATCATCTTGCCGGGGGAGGGCTGGACGTTACGCCCTTGAAGCAGTTAATCGCAGATTGCGTGGACGAGGAAAAAATACAGAATTCTCCCATAGATTTGTATGTGCTTACTTTTAGTATAGACGAATTTTGGGAGCTGGATATATTGATATTAAGGAGGCAGAGCCGGAGCTTATCAAGGATTATCTTCTGGCAAGCGCTTATGTGTTTCCTATTTTTAAGAATGAAAAGCTTCACGGAAAAACCTATATAGACGGGGGCGCGATTAACAACGTTCCTTTAAGCTCGTTGATTCAGCGGGGATATAAGGATATTCTTGTTATCCGGATTTTCGGTATCGGAAGAGAAAAAAAGGTGAAAATTCCGGAGGATACCACAGTTTATACTGTGGCGCCTTCTGTAAATCTGGGAAATATTCTGGATTTTAACCCGAAAACCAGCAAAAGAAATATGGAACGCGGGTATTTTGACACCATGCGTTTTGATTTACGGATTGGCAGGAAAAATATATTATATTGATGAACAGGAAGAAGAGTGCTATTATTTAAAGCAACTGACAGAGTTGGACAGTGAGATTTACGCGTATCTGGCAGAGGAGTTTAAGTTGGATACAGGGGAAAACAGAAAAATACGGAATCTCACAGAGATTATTTTGCCGGTGATCGCAGACAGACTCAAGCTTTCAAAGGACTGGAGCTACAGAGAATTGTATCTGTCCATGTTGGAGGCAGCAGCAAGACTGTGCAGAATTCAAAAATATAAAATTTACACATTGAAAGAACTGCAGGATAAGGTAAAAGAGAAACTGCAGAAATTTAAGGGGCAGCAGCCAGCGCCTTTTATGCAGATTTTGTCAAAGGATATACTGCTGTAAGCGCTGATTGTGATAAAGAGAGATAAACAGGGAGGAACCGGATATGGACTTAAAAGGACGCAGCTTTTTGACACTCAAGGATTTTACAAAAGAAGAAATTGAATATTTGGTAAATCTGGCGGCAGAGCTAAAAAGAAAGAAAAAAGAGGGGATTTTGACAGATACCCTAAGAGGAAAGAATATTGCTCTGATTTTTGAGAAGACCAGCACAAGGACACGCTGTTCTTTTGAAACGGCAGCTCATGATTTGGGTATGGGAACGACTTATCTGGATCCCAAAAGCTCCCAGATTGGAAAAAAAGAGAGCATTAAAGATACTGCCAGAGTTCTGGGGCGAATTTACGATGGAATTGAATACAGAGGCTATGGACAGGAACTGGTGGAAGAACTGGCAAAATATGCAGGAGTTCCGGTGTGGAACGGACTGACTAATGAATATCACCCCACACAGATGCTGGCAGACCTTTTAACCATAAAGGAACATCTGGGAAGAGTAGAAGGTGTGAAACTGGTATATATGGGAGATGCCCGCTATAACATGGGAAATTCCCTTATGGTGCTTTGTGCGAAAATGGGTATGCATTTTGTGGCTTGTGCGCCGAAGAAATATTTCCCAAATGAAGCGCTGGTGCAGGAATGTAAAAAATTTGCAGAGGAATCCGGCGGAACCATTACACTTACAGAAGATGTAAAAGCAGGAACAAAGGGCGCTGATGTCGTTTACACAGACGTATGGGTTTCTATGGGAGAGCCTGACGAGGTGTGGGAAGAGCGCATCCGGGAATTAAGTCCTTATAAGGTGACAAAACAGGTTATGGAAAATGCAGGAGAACAGGCGATTTTCCTGCACTGTCTGCCTGCGTTTCATGATTTGGAAACCGTTATCGGAAAAGAAATGGGAGAACGGTTTGGCATTACGGAGATGGAGGTTACAGACGAGGTCTTTGAATCTCCCCGGTCTGTGGTTTTTGATGAAGCAGAAAACAGAATGCACACCATAAAAGCTGTGATGGCAGCCACCTTAGGGGCATGAAACATATGACAGCAAAAAGTATGAGGAAGGCTTTGAAAACAAAGTGGATAGAGCAGATTTATCAAAAGGACAGTGTGGATTCCACCCTTACCTGGGCAAAGGAGGAGGCGGAGTCCTGTCTTTTGGCAAACCGGAACACGGTGCTTTTTCTGGCAGATAAGCAGACCGCAGGAAAGGGGCGTTTCGGAAGAGTGTGGGACTCTCCGGCAGGGGAAAATGTCTATATGACACTTCTGCTTTTAAGACCGCCCATAGAGCCTGTAAATGCTGCTTCCCTGACTTTGGTTATGGGGCTTTCCGTAGCTCAGGCTGTCCGGGAAAGCGCCGGACTTTTGGCTGGAATTAAGTGGCCAAATGATGTGGTGCTTGCAGGAAAGAAAATCTGTGGGATTCTCACAGAAATGAGAATCGGCAAAGAAAAGCCGGAATATGTCAGCATTGGTGTGGGCATAAATATGAATCAGACAGATTACCCCCCGGAACTTCAGGATAAGGCTACCTCTCTGGCGCTTCAAAAGGGAGGCGCGGTTTGCAGAGAAGAGGTAACGGCAAGGGTTCTGGAACGGTTTGAGGAAAATTATAAGTGTTTTTTGAAGACCCAGGATTTGAGCCTTTTGAAAAATGAGTATGAAAACCTTTTGCTGAATCTGAACCAACAGGTACGGATACTGGAAAAGGACAGCGAGAGTCTGGGGATTGCCAGAGGAATCACTGCTTCGGGAGAGCTTCTGGTGGAGGACGAAAAAGGGGCAGTACGGCAGATTCTTTCAGGTGAGGTTTCTGTAAGAGGGCTGTACAGCTATGTATAAAGGGAGAATAAAATGTACAAGGATAAGGTAGTGCTTTGCGGTGCAAGCGCTTATGAACAGAAATATTATTTTAATGAAGATTTTGCATCTCTTCCCCAGTCTA
This region includes:
- a CDS encoding class I SAM-dependent methyltransferase, which codes for MDSIDYYDRYAVPYYEETVDFGMEEQIARFVELLPESADVLDLGCGSGRDTVSLEEEGCVVTAMDGSEKMCELASIHTGKEVLHLRVEDMEFDDVFDGIWACAILGHFPPQEVKPAMEKILKALKEDGILYFSVRKGDRNGRYNGRYFYDYDREALNDLLDSFSNIKVLDIWKTSDVRTDKDNRWFNVLLRKEKQD
- a CDS encoding DNA polymerase III subunit alpha, which produces MEFAHLHVHTEYSLLDGSNKINEYVARVKELGMNSAAITDHGVMFGCIDFYKAAKAAGIKPILGCEVYVAPGSRFDRETGHSEDRYYHLVLLAENNQGYQNLMKIVSKAFIDGFYYKPRVDLALLEEYHEGIIALSACLAGEVAKNITRGLYGEAKKAALRYEEIFGKGNFFLEMQDHGIPQQQTVNQQLLRMHQETGIDLVVTNDVHYTYDTDVEAHDILLCVQTGKRLQDEDRMRYEGGQYYVKSPQEMAELFPYIPEALANTQKIADRCEVDIEFGVTKLPKFDVPAPYTSWEYLNKLCFEGLEERYEGDLEPLKERLNYELGVIQKMGYVDYFLIVWDFIKFARDHDIMVGPGRGSAAGSLVSYTLGITKLDPIKYDLLFERFLNPERVSMPDIDVDFCFERRQEVIDYVVRKYGKDRVVQIVTFGTMAARGVIRDVGRVMDLPYSQCDSIAKMIPKELNITIDLALKMNPELKELYDTDETVRKLIDMSRRLEGLPRHTSMHAAGVVISQKSVDEYVPLSRASDGSLVTQFTMTTLEELGLLKMDFLGLRTLTVIQNAVKLAEETKGIKLDIDKIDYDDKKVYAMLGAGKTDGVFQVESSGMTSFMKELKPQNLEDVIAGIALYRPGPMDFIPQYIKGKNNAQSITYDCPELEPILKATYGCIVYQEQVMQIVQTLGGYTLGRSDLLRRAMSKKKAAVMEKERQSFVYGNEEEGVPGCIRNGISEEIGNKIYDEMIDFAKYAFNKSHAAAYAVVSYQTAYLKYYFPVEFMAAIMTSVIDNPTKVAEYILSSRKMNIAILPPDINKGNSEFSVDNGAIRYGLSAIKGVGRSVIESIVKERTEHGIFKNLQDFIERMAGKEVNKKVIENFIKAGAFDELPGNRRQKMMVYAQILDAVAQEKKNVMAGQMSLFDLVPEEEKAAYEIHMPKVEEYPKEAKLAFEKEVLGIYVSGHPLEAYEEKWRKNISAVTADFQPDEETGNPRVTDGAKAIVGGMITAKTIKYTKTNKVMAFLTLEDLVGTVEVVVFPRDYEKNVQFMNVDDKVFIQGRVAAEDEKASKLICEKMVSFDEVPRELWLQFADKDAFLAREQEVYDVLRDSDGQDQVVVYIKSPKAVKRLGNARTVKINENLLNRLYEKYGKDNVKVVEKSIEKLGKMH
- the pfkA gene encoding 6-phosphofructokinase, producing the protein MTANKEIKTIGVLTSGGDAPGMNAAIRAVVRRGLSRGIKMKGILKGYSGLINEEIIDMTAVDVSDTIQKGGTVLYTARCSEMRTEEGQKRAAEVCKKHGIDGLVVIGGDGSFAGAQKLANLGINAVGVPGTIDLDIACTEYTIGFDTAVNTAMEAIDKVRDTSTSHERVSIIEVMGRNAGYLALWCGIANGAEDILLPEKYDYDEQRIINNIIDNRKKGKKHHIIINAEGIGHSQAMAKRIEAATGIETRATILGHMQRGGTPTCKDRVYASIMGAKAVDILLEGKTKRVICYRDGEYIDMDINEALSMKKSISEYQYEVSYSLSHNYSKNND
- a CDS encoding TrmH family RNA methyltransferase; translation: MITSSSNAQIKRVQQLLKKAKTRREEGVFVVEGIKMFKEAPIERIQKVYLSQSFAQKEACTAILREKGLAGEREQRVELVEDKVFRALSDTVTPQGVLCLIQMQTCTLKGLLEGEKTPLLMILEDLQDPGNLGTIIRTGEGAGVTGVILSRTSVDVYNPKVIRSTMGSIYRMPVLYVDSIIEEVLGKLKEREIRTYAAHLKGKNTYDREDYEGGTAFFIGNEGNGLTDALTGQADTLIRIPMEGSVESLNAAMASGILMYEASRQRRNKN
- a CDS encoding cell wall hydrolase, with protein sequence MKARARRILACAGTVGVMTIMTAVPAMADTIDWTDKAAADVNTYANIRKGADINSERVGMLPAGAVVSVVGEENGWIQVESGEISGYIREDLLVSGDEAQQLFEAVYGDGELVGAQPLEIPAEQAAPVSNTSISVSDGDLALMAAIIECEAGGESYEGKVGVGAVIMNRIRSSQFPNTLSEVIYQSGQFTPAATGKLASVLSRGASQACYDAARDVFAGANTIGDRLFFHAGSGNGLTIGNQTFY
- a CDS encoding helix-turn-helix domain-containing protein — protein: MGFGKRIKDRRAELKMSSTQLAEKIGVSKQTISGYELERTYPNPEKLSRIIVALDCDANYLYQDFINIETLKKNRAGLTEEEFELIRKYRLLNDHGKFVVSQIAAIEYDRMLEGLEQQRKASNL
- a CDS encoding NfeD family protein — its product is MAGIPISVVWLAILAVLLAIEIATLGLTTIWFAGGALIAFLIALAGGPLWLQITLFLAVSVVLLLFTRPLALKYMNKGVEKTNVDSMPGKSGIVTQSIDNLKAQGKVTVNGMEWTARSKDGSQIEEGRVVRVYGVEGVKLIVEEEK
- a CDS encoding SPFH domain-containing protein — its product is MFGFVVLIVFLVIVLIIAASCIRIVPQAHALIIERLGMYKDTWGTGLHIKMPFVDRVAKRVNLKEQVVDFAPQPVITKDNVTMRIDTVVFFQITDPRLFTYGVENPIMAIENLTATTLRNIIGDMELDATLTSREIINTKMRASLDVATDPWGIKVNRVELKNIIPPAAIQEAMEKQMKAERERREAILKAEGEKKSTILVAEGKKESAILDAEAEKQAAILRAEAEKEKMIKEAEGQAAAILKVQQAKADGIRFIKEAGADQSVLTLKSLEAFAQAADGKATKIIIPSDIQGIAGLTTSLVEIAKESKKCISFEIGKGELGMKQQAGRFRVCVLCSVPFLYFIGECMG
- the argF gene encoding ornithine carbamoyltransferase, encoding MDLKGRSFLTLKDFTKEEIEYLVNLAAELKRKKKEGILTDTLRGKNIALIFEKTSTRTRCSFETAAHDLGMGTTYLDPKSSQIGKKESIKDTARVLGRIYDGIEYRGYGQELVEELAKYAGVPVWNGLTNEYHPTQMLADLLTIKEHLGRVEGVKLVYMGDARYNMGNSLMVLCAKMGMHFVACAPKKYFPNEALVQECKKFAEESGGTITLTEDVKAGTKGADVVYTDVWVSMGEPDEVWEERIRELSPYKVTKQVMENAGEQAIFLHCLPAFHDLETVIGKEMGERFGITEMEVTDEVFESPRSVVFDEAENRMHTIKAVMAATLGA